One genomic window of Papilio machaon chromosome 17, ilPapMach1.1, whole genome shotgun sequence includes the following:
- the LOC106721541 gene encoding uncharacterized protein LOC106721541 isoform X1, producing the protein MTSTPQQVNNVPTSTEGALGKRKKSRNSKGSYFTKWLDKTMRHTQETTANTNPYDSYVAPNLNWPVSNTFVPNHEVFRNNMYGYLPEPPVLPTSSMYYNPHVHPVYNSGYRCMHHSNETHRPRLRRNEIKAEEVSSAPIENVDSMISHNYMPKNSDSQDCTSLPPIVTSIGDTNSTSDLNVPKEDSNNARRYSDPCVRGLPDVARPANGDVDSSSEESSEFSENEVGSRLLACLLDQITTLKGANEKLNRELQETRAELETLRHQTAFIQNASSTNLGATGSPLNNGLLNGQYPPGFLTDLVREIRDAARLREEALYTRVRAMVLERIDNSYSSTESKKSERTIEDLKSALRAADADSRRMMDRIAKLEEDMRLLRVNESDTSENRITNGNIEDAETERLRLRKEIENIRKAKQSSDEHALKLERLVTQLRSKFTGHQSTNGPESLPSESEHDTNARIRRTSGNSSNNSTVVFGPVTDL; encoded by the exons ATGACATCTACTCCCCAGCAAGTCAACAACGTCCCAACTTCAACCGAAGGAGCCTTAGGAAAACGAAAAAAATCCCGCAACAGTAAGGGTTCGTACTTTACTAAATGGTTAGATAAAACTATGCGGCATACACAAGAGACAACAGCAAATACGAACCCATACGATTCATATGTCGCACCAAATTTAAATTGGCCGGTCAGTAACACATTTGTTCCCAATCATGAAGTCTTCAGAAACAATATGTACGGTTATTTGCCTGAACCACCAGTCCTGCCCACGTCTTCGATGTATTACAACCCTCATGTGCACCCAGTCTACAATTCTGGTTATCGTTGTATGCACCACTCAAACGAAACACATAGGCCTAGATTAAGACGAAATGAGATTAAGGCTGAAGAAGTTTCTAGTGCGCCAATAGAAAATGTGGACAGTATGATAAGTCACAACTACATGCCGAAAAATTCCGATAGTCAGGACTGTACAAGTCTACCACCAATCGTAACTTCAATTGGCGACACAAATTCGACGAGTGATTTAAATGTACCGAAAGAAGACTCAAATAACGCTAGAAGATACAGTGACCCATGTGTAAGAGGTTTGCCTGATGTCGCTAGACCAGCCAATGGTGATGTGGACTCTTCATCTGAAGAGAGTTCTGAATTTTCTGAGAATGAAGTTGGAAGTCGACTGTTAGCTTGCCTCCTTGATCAAATAACAACATTGAAAGGGgctaatgaaaaattaaatagagaaTTGCAGGAAACAAGag CGGAACTAGAAACACTTAGACATCAAACTGCATTCATACAGAACGCTTCAAGCACAAACCTGGGAGCTACGGGCAGTCCTCTTAATAATg GTCTCCTGAATGGTCAGTACCCGCCAGGGTTTCTCACGGACCTCGTGCGGGAGATCCGGGATGCAGCACGCTTGAGAGAGGAGGCGCTGTATACTAGAGTACGAGCGATGGTTCTGGAGAGGATCGAT aatAGCTATTCGTCCACTGAGTCGAAaaagtctgaaagaacaaTTGAAGATTTAAAG AGCGCCCTCCGAGCTGCAGACGCCGACAGTCGGCGGATGATGGATCGCATCGCCAAGCTCGAGGAGGACATGCGCCTGTTGAGGGTCAATGA ATCCGATACATCTGAGAACAGAATAACAAACGGCAATATTGAGGATGCGGAGACTGAACGCCTACGTTTGCGCAAAGAAATCGAGAACATTCGCAAAGCGAAGCAAAGTTCAGACGAACATGCTCTCAA ACTGGAACGTCTAGTTACACAGCTGCGATCCAAATTCACCGGCCACCAATCGACAAACGGTCCCGAATCTCTCCCCAGCGAATCCGAACACGATACGAACGCGCGCATTCGCCGAACGAGCGGCAACTCGAGCAACAATTCCACTGTCGTCTTTGGACCTGTAACAGATTTGTAG
- the LOC106721541 gene encoding uncharacterized protein LOC106721541 isoform X2 → MTSTPQQVNNVPTSTEGALGKRKKSRNSKGSYFTKWLDKTMRHTQETTANTNPYDSYVAPNLNWPVSNTFVPNHEVFRNNMYGYLPEPPVLPTSSMYYNPHVHPVYNSGYRCMHHSNETHRPRLRRNEIKAEEVSSAPIENVDSMISHNYMPKNSDSQDCTSLPPIVTSIGDTNSTSDLNVPKEDSNNARRYSDPCVRGLPDVARPANGDVDSSSEESSEFSENEVGSRLLACLLDQITTLKGANEKLNRELQETRAELETLRHQTAFIQNASSTNLGATGSPLNNGLLNGQYPPGFLTDLVREIRDAARLREEALYTRVRAMVLERIDNSYSSTESKKSERTIEDLKSALRAADADSRRMMDRIAKLEEDMRLLRVNESDTSENRITNGNIEDAETERLRLRKEIENIRKAKQSSDEHALNTSLPDWNV, encoded by the exons ATGACATCTACTCCCCAGCAAGTCAACAACGTCCCAACTTCAACCGAAGGAGCCTTAGGAAAACGAAAAAAATCCCGCAACAGTAAGGGTTCGTACTTTACTAAATGGTTAGATAAAACTATGCGGCATACACAAGAGACAACAGCAAATACGAACCCATACGATTCATATGTCGCACCAAATTTAAATTGGCCGGTCAGTAACACATTTGTTCCCAATCATGAAGTCTTCAGAAACAATATGTACGGTTATTTGCCTGAACCACCAGTCCTGCCCACGTCTTCGATGTATTACAACCCTCATGTGCACCCAGTCTACAATTCTGGTTATCGTTGTATGCACCACTCAAACGAAACACATAGGCCTAGATTAAGACGAAATGAGATTAAGGCTGAAGAAGTTTCTAGTGCGCCAATAGAAAATGTGGACAGTATGATAAGTCACAACTACATGCCGAAAAATTCCGATAGTCAGGACTGTACAAGTCTACCACCAATCGTAACTTCAATTGGCGACACAAATTCGACGAGTGATTTAAATGTACCGAAAGAAGACTCAAATAACGCTAGAAGATACAGTGACCCATGTGTAAGAGGTTTGCCTGATGTCGCTAGACCAGCCAATGGTGATGTGGACTCTTCATCTGAAGAGAGTTCTGAATTTTCTGAGAATGAAGTTGGAAGTCGACTGTTAGCTTGCCTCCTTGATCAAATAACAACATTGAAAGGGgctaatgaaaaattaaatagagaaTTGCAGGAAACAAGag CGGAACTAGAAACACTTAGACATCAAACTGCATTCATACAGAACGCTTCAAGCACAAACCTGGGAGCTACGGGCAGTCCTCTTAATAATg GTCTCCTGAATGGTCAGTACCCGCCAGGGTTTCTCACGGACCTCGTGCGGGAGATCCGGGATGCAGCACGCTTGAGAGAGGAGGCGCTGTATACTAGAGTACGAGCGATGGTTCTGGAGAGGATCGAT aatAGCTATTCGTCCACTGAGTCGAAaaagtctgaaagaacaaTTGAAGATTTAAAG AGCGCCCTCCGAGCTGCAGACGCCGACAGTCGGCGGATGATGGATCGCATCGCCAAGCTCGAGGAGGACATGCGCCTGTTGAGGGTCAATGA ATCCGATACATCTGAGAACAGAATAACAAACGGCAATATTGAGGATGCGGAGACTGAACGCCTACGTTTGCGCAAAGAAATCGAGAACATTCGCAAAGCGAAGCAAAGTTCAGACGAACATGCTCTCAA CACTTCACTTCCAGACTGGAACGTCTAG
- the LOC106721508 gene encoding silk gland factor 1 produces MISQKLSYGDVPTSASLSSLSPGLAPPYVNGMGCMPAQPYPNIYSNNMVAGGSCMASPGVGYSPPSTMASCMGGGGAVPYGALPREQEAASPTSALQRARNDKTYRRSYTHAKPPYSYISLITMAIQNNPSRMLTLSEIYQFIMDLFPFYRQNQQRWQNSIRHSLSFNDCFVKVPRTPDKPGKGSFWTLHPDSGNMFENGCFLRRQKRFKDEKKESIRQAQKAAHTHGHHSSGHEKRDHGHEKAGGGAGEEKEMRDDLLAQLHAAPELCLPEHTPLALEHYAQLKQEPTGYAPAPHPFSITRLLPGADTKSDLKMYDVNYGYGHAPPDNYYQSPLYHHHAHAHAQPPL; encoded by the coding sequence ATGATCTCGCAGAAGCTATCGTACGGCGACGTGCCGACGTCCGCGTCGCTATCCTCGCTGTCACCGGGCCTTGCGCCCCCGTATGTGAACGGCATGGGCTGCATGCCGGCGCAGCCCTACCCCAACATATACTCCAACAACATGGTTGCTGGCGGCTCCTGCATGGCCTCACCGGGCGTTGGCTACTCGCCGCCCAGCACCATGGCTTCGTGCatgggcggcggcggcgcggtgCCCTACGGTGCGCTCCCGCGCGAGCAGGAAGCCGCTTCACCCACTTCGGCATTACAGCGTGCGCGCAACGACAAGACCTACCGCCGTTCCTACACGCACGCCAAGCCGCCCTATTCCTACATTTCGCTCATCACCATGGCCATCCAGAATAACCCGTCGCGCATGCTCACCCTATCGGAGATATACCAGTTCATTATGGACCTGTTCCCGTTCTACAGACAGAACCAGCAGCGCTGGCAGAATTCGATCCGGCACTCGCTGTCGTTCAACGACTGCTTCGTGAAAGTGCCGCGCACACCTGACAAGCCCGGGAAGGGTTCATTTTGGACGCTGCACCCCGACAGCGGCAACATGTTTGAGAACGGCTGCTTCCTGCGGCGGCAAAAGAGATTCAAGGACGAGAAAAAGGAGTCGATCCGACAGGCCCAGAAGGCAGCCCATACGCATGGGCACCACAGCTCCGGTCACGAGAAGCGAGACCACGGACACGAGaaggcgggcggcggcgcgggcgaGGAGAAGGAAATGCGCGACGACCTGCTGGCGCAGCTGCACGCGGCGCCCGAGCTGTGCCTGCCGGAGCACACGCCCCTTGCGCTCGAACACTACGCACAGCTGAAGCAGGAGCCGACGGGTTACGCGCCTGCGCCACACCCCTTCAGCATCACGCGGCTGCTGCCCGGTGCCGACACCAAGTCCGACCTCAAGATGTACGACGTCAACTACGGCTACGGGCACGCGCCGCCTGACAATTACTACCAGTCGCCGCTGTACCACCATCACGCACATGCGCACGCGCAGCCGCCCTTGTGA